Proteins from a genomic interval of Acomys russatus chromosome 19, mAcoRus1.1, whole genome shotgun sequence:
- the LOC127203600 gene encoding vomeronasal type-1 receptor 4-like — protein MDFWNLAIKIGFLLQTTTGVLGNFSLIFYYLGVYYRECKLKPTDLILMHIMAANALTILSTGVPHTMAVWEWKQFFNDFGCKCIVYIQQIARSVSIGTTCLLSVFQAMTIKPRKSCWNHRGKAEKSIGCCIFIIWVLYLLINFIFFVYPFSKTYTKNVTTKRNFEYCSIVRSDQIIEALYAALVVCPEVFLSGLIAWSSGSMIVLLLKHKQVAQHIRSTHNSSRTSPESRATQHILSLVSVFLCFYTLSSFLRGCIALLSKHNWWLGNITPFISLCFPSFGPFVLMNHYSVMPRLSLFQMRNKPP, from the coding sequence ATGGATTTCTGGAATCTGGCAATAAAAATTGGTTTTTTATTACAAACAACCACTGGAGTTTTGGGAAATTTCTCTCTTATCTTCTACTATCTAGGTGTTTACTACAGAGAATGCAAACTAAAGCCCACAGATTTGATTCTCATGCATATAATGGCAGCCAATGCATTGACCATCCTCTCTACAGGAGTTCCCCACACAATGGCAGTTTGGGAATGGAAGCAGTTCTTCAATGATTTTGGATGCAAGTGCATAGTATATATTCAACAAATTGCCAGGAGTGTGTCCATTGGAACCACATGTCTCTTGAGTGTCTTCCAGGCCATGACAATCAAACCTAGGAAATCGTGTTGGAATCATAGAGGCAAAGCTGAGAAGTCCATTGGATGCTGCATATTTATTATCTGGGTTTTGTACTTGttgataaatttcattttctttgtgtacccatttagcaaaacatacacaaaaaatgtGACAACAAAGCGAAATTTTGAATACTGCTCCATTGTAAGGAGTGATCAAATTATTGAAGCCCTCTATGCAGCATTGGTAGTGTGTCCTGAAGTTTTCCTTTCTGGGCTCATTGCGTGGTCCAGTGGCTCCATGATTGTCCTCCTGCTCAAACACAAGCAGGTGGCTCAACACATCCGCAGCACTCATAATTCCAGCAGAACTTCCCCTGAGTCCAGAGCCACACAACACATCCTGTCCctggtgtctgtctttctgtgtttttatactCTATCCTCCTTCTTAAGAGGCTGCATTGCTCTGTTGTCTAAACACAACTGGTGGCTAGGAAACATCactcccttcatttctctttgttttccctcttttggACCTTTTGTTCTTATGAATCATTACTCTGTCATGCCCAGACTCAGTTTGTTCCAGATGAGGAATAAACCCCCTTAA
- the LOC127203063 gene encoding vomeronasal type-1 receptor 4-like, with protein sequence MDFWNLAIKIVFLSQTTTGIWGNFSLMVCYLGLYYRECKLKPTDLILMHLMAANALIIFSAGVPQTMAVWGLKQFLTDFGCKFILYIQRTARSVSMGTTCLLSVFQAVTINPRKSCWSDHKSQAEKYIGSCLFIIWIFYLLINFIFFVYTFSKRITNNGTRKRDFEYCSTVGSDPISDALYAALVVCPEVFLSVLIAWSSGSMIVLLFRHKQVVQHTHSTHNSSRTSLESRATENILSLVSIFFCFYTLSSFLRRCIALLSKHNWWLVNITALISLCFPSFGPFVLMNHYSVMPRLSLFWIRNNLSFSYFHYLSDIFCLVSTG encoded by the coding sequence ATGGACTTCTGGAATCTGGCAATTAAAATTGTGTTCTTATCACAAACAACCACTGGAATTTGGGGGAATTTCTCCCTTATGGTCTGCTATCTAGGTCTTTACTACAGAGAATGCAAACTGAAGCCCACAGATTTGATTCTCATGCATCTAATGGCAGCCAATGCCTTGATTATTTTCTCTGCAGGAGTTCCCCAAACAATGGCAGTTTGGGGATTGAAGCAGTTCTTGACTGATTTTGGATGCAAGTTCATATTGTACATTCAACGAACTGCCCGGAGTGTGTCCATGGGAACCACATGTCTCTTGAGTGTCTTTCAGGCTGTCACCATCAATCCTAGGAAATCGTGTTGGTCAGATCACAAAAGCCAAGCTGAGAAGTACATTGGATCCTGCCTATTTATTATCTGGATTTTCTACTTGttgataaatttcattttctttgtgtacaCATTTAGCAAAAGAATCACAAACAATGGGACAAGAAAGCGAGATTTTGAATACTGCTCCACTGTAGGGAGTGATCCAATTAGTGATGCCCTCTATGCAGCATTGGTAGTGTGTCCTGAAGTCTTCCTTTCTGTGCTCATTGCGTGGTCCAGTGGCTCTATGATTGTTCTGCTGTTCAGACACAAACAGGTGGTTCAACACACCCACAGCACTCATAATTCCAGTAGAACTTCCCTTGAGTCCAGAGCTACTGAGAATATCCTGTCCCTGGTGTCTATCTTCTTCTGCTTTTATACTCTATCCTCCTTCCTAAGACGCTGCATTGCTCTGTTGTCTAAACACAACTGGTGGCTAGTGAACATCACTGCCttgatttctctttgttttccctcttttggACCTTTTGTCCTTATGAATCATTACTCTGTTATGCCCAGACTCAGTTTATTCTGGATAAGGAATAACCtctctttttcatattttcattatttaagtgATATATTTTGCCTGGTATCCACTGGTTAA